A single genomic interval of Lolium rigidum isolate FL_2022 unplaced genomic scaffold, APGP_CSIRO_Lrig_0.1 contig_30022_1, whole genome shotgun sequence harbors:
- the LOC124680849 gene encoding BTB/POZ domain-containing protein At1g03010-like produces MGVATVTELKQSVSVSGKKMFRTSLSNRHANEWPPTDVSSDLTVEVGTSSFALHKFPLVSRSGKIRRLVAEAKDAKLARLTLHGTPGGAPAFELAAKFCYGVHVDVTVANVAMLRCAARYLQMTDDFSDKNLELRAEAFLRDAVFPSIASSVAVLRTCEALLPAAEDVNLVARLIAAIANNVCKEQLASGLLSRLDQSAQLKPQTVGLVELDSPGPGDWWGKSVAGLGLDFFQRLLSAVKSKGLRQETVTRILINYAQNSLHGLMTCRDMSAADKCGGVTDTDALKKQRAVVETIVGLLPAQSKKSPVPMAFLSGLLKTAMALSASNTCKTDLEKRIGMQLDQAILEDILIATGSSCATTSPTPAAAAVQQHQTLYDTDVVTRIFSVFLNLDDDNEEDGGGGFDYDSPRSPKQSALVKASKLLDSYLAEIALDSNLVPSKFISLAELLPDHARLVTDGIYRAVDIFIKVHPNIKEAERYRMCKAIDCQRLTPDACSHAAQNERLPVQMAVQVLYFEQIRLRSAIQSGGGGGGGGGSVFGGHDAALFYGCSAAAATAQGGNNNMRSGSGVGSGAMSPRDNYASVRRENRELKLEVSRMRMRLTDLEKDHVSMKRELVRVNPANRLLRSFARSFGRLNTLFRMRPAAEPGLQQLGAKATADAKVLFQRRRRHSIS; encoded by the exons ATGGGCGTGGCGACGGTGACGGAGCTGAAGCAGAGCGTGAGCGTCTCCGGGAAGAAGATGTTCCGGACGAGCCTCAGCAATCGCCACGCCAACGAATG GCCTCCGACCGACGTCTCCAGCGACCTCACCGTCGAGGTCGGCACGTCCAGCTTCGCCCTCCACAAG TTCCCGCTGGTCTCCCGGAGCGGCAAGATCCGGCGGCTCGTCGCGGAGGCCAAGGACGCCAAGCTCGCGCGCCTCACGCTCCACGGCACCCCTGGCGGCGCCCCGGCGTTCGAGCTGGCCGCCAAGTTCTGCTACGGCGTCCACGTCGACGTCACGGTTGCCAACGTCGCCATGCTCCGCTGCGCCGCGCGCTACCTGCAGATGACCGACGACTTCTCCGACAAGAACCTCGAGCTCCGCGCCGAGGCCTTCCTCCGCGACGCCGTGTTCCCCAGCATCGCCAGCTCCGTGGCCGTTCTCCGCACCTGcgaggcgctgctcccggccgctgAGGATGTCAACCTGGTCGCTCGCCTCATCGCTGCCATCGCCAACAACGTCTGCAAGGAGCAGCTCGCGTCCGGCCTGCTGTCCAGGCTGGACCAGAGCGCGCAGCTCAAGCCGCAGACGGTGGGGCTCGTGGAGCTCGACTCGCCGGGGCCGGGGGACTGGTGGGGCAAGTCGGTCGCCGGCCTCGGGCTCGACTTCTTCCAGCGGCTGCTCTCCGCCGTCAAGTCCAAGGGCCTCAGGCAGGAGACGGTCACCCGCATCCTCATCAACTACGCCCAGAACTCGCTGCATGGGCTCATGACCTGCAGGGACATGTCGGCCGCGGACAAATGCGGCGGCGTCACGGACACGGACGCACTCAAGAAACAGCGCGCCGTGGTCGAGACCATCGTCGGGCTGCTGCCTGCGCAGTCCAAGAAGAGCCCGGTCCCGATGGCTTTCCTCTCCGGGCTCCTCAAGACGGCGATGGCGCTGTCCGCCTCCAACACGTGCAAGACTGACCTCGAGAAGCGGATCGGCATGCAGCTTGACCAGGCCATCCTCGAGGACATCCTGATCGCCACCGGGTCGTCCTGCGCGACGACCTCGCCGACGCCGGCAGCGGCAGCTGTGCAACAGCACCAAACTCTGTACGACACGGACGTGGTGACGAGGATCTTCTCGGTGTTCCTCAACCTCGACGATGACAacgaggaggacggcggcggtgggTTCGATTATGACAGCCCGCGGTCTCCGAAGCAGAGCGCCCTGGTTAAGGCTTCCAAGCTGCTGGACAGCTACCTAGCCGAGATCGCGCTCGACTCCAACCTCGTCCCTTCCAAGTTCATCTCCCTCGCCGAGCTCCTCCCCGACCACGCCCGCCTCGTCACCGACGGCATCTACCGCGCCGTCGACATCTTCATCAAG GTGCACCCGAACATCAAGGAAGCCGAGAGGTACCGAATGTGCAAGGCGATCGACTGCCAGCGGCTGACGCCGGACGCGTGCAGCCACGCGGCGCAGAACGAGCGGCTGCCGGTGCAGATGGCCGTGCAGGTGCTCTACTTCGAGCAGATCCGCCTGCGGAGCGCGATCCAGTCCggcggagggggcggcggcgggggaggaagcGTCTTCGGCGGGCACGACGCGGCGCTCTTCTACGGCTGCTCGGCGGCCGCGGCGACGGCGCAGGGCGGCAACAACAACATGAGGTCCGGCAGCGGTGTCGGGAGCGGCGCCATGTCGCCGCGGGACAACTACGCGTCGGTGCGgcgggagaaccgggagctgaaGCTGGAGGTGTCGCGGATGCGGATGCGGCTGACGGACCTGGAGAAGGACCACGTGAGCATGAAGCGGGAGCTGGTGCGCGTCAACCCGGCCAACCGCCTGCTCCGGAGCTTCGCGCGCAGCTTCGGCAGGCTCAACACGCTCTTCCGGATGCGCCCCGCCGCCGAGCCCGGGCTGCAGCAGCTCGGCGCCAAGGCCACCGCCGATGCCAAGGTGCtcttccagcgccgccgccggcactcCATCTCTTAA